The following nucleotide sequence is from Halorussus caseinilyticus.
GGGCGGGACGATAACCGTCTCGAATCTCGGCGTGCTGGGCGTCGAGTCGTTCGACCCAGTTATCAACCCGCCGCAAGTGGCCATCCTCGGCGTCAACGCCATTCGACCCGAGGTGGTGCCCACCGAGGGCGGTGAGGTCGCCGTCCGCAAGCGAATCTCGTTCTCGCTGTCGTTCGACCACCGGGTCGTGGACGGGGCGGACGCCGCGCGCTTCCTCGGGTCGCTGGTCGAACACGTCGAAAATCCGTGGCCGCTCGTCGTCGCGGCCGGTGAGCGTTGAGACGGTCGGGGGACGCCCCTCGATTAGTTCGTCCGAAACGGCTCTTCTCCGCGAAAATACCCGTCGGCCGCGGCGCGTTCGAACGCGTCCTCGACGCGGACGATTCGGGGACCGTCGGCGACCGGACGCACGGAGACGACGGCGTCTCGCACTTCGAGGTCGCGTTCCCCGTCGGCGCTGACCACGCCCGAGGAGACCTCGAACGCGAACGCCTCGCCGTCGTCGAGGACGCGGTGTTCGCCGACCGCGACCCGCGAGAGGACGCCGGGCACGGTGACGGCCCGCACGGTCCGGGCGGAGTCGCCGGGACCGAGGCGGAACCCGACGCCGCCGGGGTCGTCGGGCCGGTGGGTGACGAGACCGCCCGCGATACCGGAGAGACCGATTTCGTCGGACGCGGCCCGCGAGACCACGCCGCCGACGACGTTCGACGGGTCGAGAATCGCCCGCGTCCCGACGAACGACCGGTCCAGTATCCCGAGGGTTGCGAGTCCGCGAATCCGGCGAGTGCCGGATTCGCGGTCGTCGGTGGCGTCGCCTTCCACGACCGCTTCGACGGTGCCGTGGCGCGTCGTCACCTCGTCGGCCGGAACTGCGCCGCTCCCGACGAGTGCCGCGGCCATCCCGGCGACGGTGCCGTCAACCGTCGTCGGAACGACGTTGTTCGTCCCGGTCGAGACGCTGACGACCGGTACGTCGCCGATTGCGTGAGCGACATCGCGGTTCGTCCCGTCACCGCCGAGAACGACCGCGATGTCCGTCTCGGCGGCGAAGTGCTTCGCCGCAGTGCGCGTGTCTTCCCCGGACGCCGTCACCGTCATGTCGAGACTGCCGACCGAGAGCGCGTCGGGAGCGTCGGCGACGATGCCCTCGGCGAGACCCGTCGCGTCGGGCATGACCAGCACCTCGGCGTCGTCCAGTAGCGTGAGTCCTTCGAGGACGCACTCGGCGGTGCGGCGCTTCGCGTAGTTGTTACTGACGCTGGCACCGCCGGTGAGGCGTCTGATGTCGCGCCCGGCGGCCGGGTTCACGACGAGACCGATTGTCGTCGTCACTTATACGATGCGGTCGATTGCCGCCTTCACGTCGTCGCCGTGGGGCAACACTTCGTCTTCGAGCGCCGGACTGAAGGGGATGTGAACGTCGGCGACCCCGACGCGCTGAATCGGCGCGTCGAGGCTGTAGAATGCGTTCTCCATGACGCGAGAGGCTACTTCGGCGTGGGTCCCGTACGACAGGGGACTCTCGTCGGCGACCACGAGGCGTCCCGTCTTGTTCACGCTCTCGACCAGCGTGTCGGTGTCCAGCGGGTAGAGCGACTGGAGGTCGATGACTTCGACGCTCGTCTCCCCGGCGAGTTCCTCGGCGAGTTCGAGCGACTCGCCGACCATCCGCTGGGTCGCCACGACGGTCACGTCCTCGCCCTCGCGCTCGACGCTCGCCTCGCCGAGCGGAATCGTGA
It contains:
- a CDS encoding NAD(+)/NADH kinase, translating into MTTTIGLVVNPAAGRDIRRLTGGASVSNNYAKRRTAECVLEGLTLLDDAEVLVMPDATGLAEGIVADAPDALSVGSLDMTVTASGEDTRTAAKHFAAETDIAVVLGGDGTNRDVAHAIGDVPVVSVSTGTNNVVPTTVDGTVAGMAAALVGSGAVPADEVTTRHGTVEAVVEGDATDDRESGTRRIRGLATLGILDRSFVGTRAILDPSNVVGGVVSRAASDEIGLSGIAGGLVTHRPDDPGGVGFRLGPGDSARTVRAVTVPGVLSRVAVGEHRVLDDGEAFAFEVSSGVVSADGERDLEVRDAVVSVRPVADGPRIVRVEDAFERAAADGYFRGEEPFRTN